The following are encoded together in the Ovis aries strain OAR_USU_Benz2616 breed Rambouillet chromosome X, ARS-UI_Ramb_v3.0, whole genome shotgun sequence genome:
- the DGAT2L6 gene encoding diacylglycerol O-acyltransferase 2-like protein 6: MAMAFLSRLNLQEILQTLSVLQWVPVYIFLGAIPIILIPYFLVFTKFWMVSVLALAWLAYDWNTHSQGGRRSAWVRNWTIWKYFQNYFPVMLVKTHDLSPRQNYIIASHPHGILPYGIFINFATETTGFARIFPAITPYIATLEGIFWIPIVREYVMSMGVCPVSELALKYLLTQKGSGNAVVIVVGGAAEALLCHPGASTVFLKQRKGFVKVALKTGAYLVPSYSFGQNEVHNQETFPEGTWKRFFQKTFQNTFKKILGLNFCTFHGRGLIRGSWGFLPFNHPITTVVGEPLPIPKIKKPNKETVDKYHALYINALRKLFDEHKVQYGLSETQELTIV, encoded by the exons GAGCTATTCCTATTATCCTTATACCCTACTTTCTGGTGTTCACTAAGTTCTGGATGGTGTCTGTGCTCGCCTTAGCCTGGCTCGCCTATGACTGGAACACCCACAGTCAAG GTGGTAGACGTTCAGCTTGGGTACGAAACTGGACAATctggaaatatttccaaaattacTTCCCAGTAATG CTGGTGAAGACTCATGACCTCTCTCCCAGACAAAACTATATCATTGCCAGCCACCCCCATGGCATACTCCCTTATGGTATCTTCATCAACTTTGCCACTGAGACCACTGGCTTTGCTCGGATTTTCCCAGCCATCACTCCTTATATAGCGACCTTGgaagggatcttctggatcccAATTGTGCGAGAATATGTGATGTCAATGG GTGTGTGCCCAGTGAGTGAGTTGGCCTTGAAGTATTTGCTGACCCAGAAAGGCTCAGGCAATGCTGTGGTTATTGTGGTGGGTGGAGCTGCTGAAGCCCTCTTGTGCCACCCAGGAGCCTCTACTGTCTTCCTTAAACAGCGTAAAGGTTTTGTGAAGGTGGCACTGAAGACAGG AGCATACCTTGTCCCTTCCTATTCCTTTGGACAGAATGAAGTTCACAATCAAGAGACCTTCCCTGAGGGCACGTGGAAAAGGTTCTTCCAAAAAACCTTCCAGAACACATTCAAAAAAATCCTGGGACTAAATTTCTGTACCTTCCATGGCCGGGGCCTCATTCGAGGATCCTGGGGATTCCTGCCTTTCAATCATCCCATTACCACAGTTG TTGGGGAGCCCCTGCCAATTCCCAAGATAAAGAAGCCAAACAAGGAGACAGTGGACAAGTACCATGCACTCTACATCAATGCCCTTCGGAAGCTGTTTGATGAGCACAAAGTTCAATATGGTCTGTCTGAGACCCAGGAGCTGACAATCGTCTAA